The following proteins are co-located in the Microplitis demolitor isolate Queensland-Clemson2020A chromosome 3, iyMicDemo2.1a, whole genome shotgun sequence genome:
- the LOC103569749 gene encoding protein diaphanous homolog 1 isoform X1: MSVDENEGAVATASRPLRRSIGDIARIWIHSLRTRTNLSRDESADDCPADRSGRSLLSRIRGDIGHYVVEGLSKSNSKAIDASGESTADSSERSDITMGNHQSDGKKRQKKHNVGAETNVQVNFEKVHTPGKRPAPQPPKIRQAVPPVPTIQPDDIKVTVESPKRAEVPVEKLQEVEVKFEEEEVTTSCPLPPVDSQSFDEAPAPAVSSSSLSGSVDAPGAPAAAQIPSQLLTIDPQLLVTDSWRRANANVLKLSDIPTPPSQASSSDSIFTDPEENGMVADTSAPHQTINSLTTKKSRQHQLQNNNNSLSTYNRKKNFSATGHRKIEGNSNSNSPNNRLVSTSLNGSYRRHSTNEQLPNPSVALRRVSSFTSANTLSHRSGFPLAEKFTGQHLINLLTSEIPEHLRKQLSDGDLNKFTAALYSQLQAIGIIKPLGDKSINKTFSADQVYYWDSLIPAKLPTENRNNETKYSAEYVKGLENEITSLRTEVERLKILVEKLERQNRDKSENLAVMRSKASSPMPRDDNNLELNRSCVSSESGRFTGSSIDLSPISHQLSDRVQDDSLVLPSGLSTICEADRINDETEYKTLLPYRKLSNAEKQITDQVNPESDPTVDVTDDINSCQNIVDSVNQSESLGIKNNTRRKLDFVQDDTGLHESLQDTKDLSIIKSDGGDSKSISQEIKDLKVDDSISKPPPPPPLPTQEITADNNEESVCTISKPPPPPPLPDTSIPPPPPLPSFETPHLPVPIPSEPLPLPMPGLSGPPPPPPPPMPGLSGPPPPPPPMPGFTGPPPPPPPPMPGLTGPPPPPPMPGLGGPPPPPMPGLSGPPPPPPPPMFGAGPPPPPPIPGSGSTGPPPPPPPFSGSPAALPTPPVGGWNPPARASMRKEPLAPEVPMKPLYWTRIIIPADQQPVIPATSPDAPPQVPLWIEIEKQEENLNMKEFVDLFSRQVIERKPTIKKEESDKPSKIQPAKILDSKRSKTVGILEKSLRVDFSEVENAVYNLDTSIVSLEALRQIYEIMPTAKEMEDITAHEREHPEIPLDRPEKFIKQLSTIKNFNERIACLMFQSEFHDAISSVSTKLTNLRSTCDYLRNSQSLKRVMALILTLGNYMNGGNRMRGQADGFGLEILSKLKDVKSKVPGVTLLHYLVRVRLEQEGNYNFDEMLALPIPEPADIEAASTINFEDIIKELDRLEKELQRCEKNCKIVTKSSPENSTTAFTEKMDTFLTRARNELINEKENLQEARARFKAVMLFYQYIPKGTSVDTADPKDFFGLWISFCKDFKDIWKKEQQRLKKERMKTIRKKLEDKRKVETDKVVPGGLKDRLLKLMDKNKR, from the exons ATGAGTGTGGATGAGAATGAGGGCGCAGTCGCGACGGCGTCGCGACCCTTACGGAGAAGTATCGGAGACATCGCCCGTATTTGGATCCACTCTTTGAGGACCAGAACTAATTTATCACGCGATGAGAGTGCTGATGATTGCCCTGCCGATCGGAGCGGTAGGTCCTTATTGTCGCGAATTCGCGGCGACATTGGGCATTACGTTGTCGAGGGCTTGAGTAAAAGTAATTCGAAAGCAATCGATGCTTCCGGGGAATCAACAGCTGATTCTAGTGAAAGATCAGATATCACAATGGGCAATCATCAAAGTGACGGTAAGAAACGTCAAAAAAAACACAATGTGGGAGCTGAAACAAATGTCCaagttaattttgaaaaagttcacACCCCAGGAAAAAGGCCGGCACCACAACCGCCTAAAATTCGACAG GCGGTTCCGCCAGTCCCAACGATACAGCCGGATGACATCAAAGTTACAGTGGAATCTCCAAAACGAGCGGAAGTACCGGTTGAAAAACTTCAAGAGGTAGAGGTAAAATTTGAAGAGGAGGAGGTTACTACGTCCTGTCCGCTCCCACCTGTAGACTCGCAGAGCTTCGATGAGGCTCCCGCACCCGCAGTATCCTCGAGTTCTCTCTCTGGTTCCGTGGACGCACCAGGTGCTCCCGCGGCAGCACAAATACCCTCGCAACTATTAACGATCGATCCTCAGCTTCTCGTAACCGATTCCTGGCGACGTGCAAACGCAAATGTGCTGAAGTTATCTGACATTCCAACACCACCGAGTCAAGCATCCTCCAGTGACAGTATTTTTACTGATCCCGAGGAGAACGGTATGGTGGCTGATACTAGTGCGCCTCATCAGACAATTAACTCTCTGACGACAAAAAAATCACGGCAGCATCAACTtcaaaacaacaacaatagtTTATCGACTTACAAccgaaagaaaaatttttccgcaaCAGGACACCGGAAAATCGAAGGCAACTCAAATTCTAATTCACCGAATAATCGACTTG TCTCAACATCGCTTAACGGATCTTATCGCAGACACAGTACTAATGAACAATTACCTAATCCGAGTGTCGCTTTAAGAAGAGTATCAAGTTTTACATCCGCCAATACTCTATCACACAGATCAGGATTTCCGCTCGCCGAAAAATTCACcg GTCAACATCTAATAAACTTGCTTACGTCTGAAATTCCTGAACATTTACGGAAACAACTTTCAGATGGGGATCTTAATAAATTCACTGCTGCGCTTTATTCTCAGCTACAAGCGATAGGAATAATCAAACCACTTGGAGATAAGtcgataaataaaactttttcg gcgGATCAAGTTTACTATTGGGATTCGCTGATACCAGCGAAATTACCAACTGAGAACCGTAACaatgaaacaaaatattcGGCAGAGTATGTTAAAGGCCTCGAAAATGAGATTACGAGCTTACGCACGGAGGTCGAGAGACTTAAAATACTGGTTGAAAAATTGGAAAGACAGAATAGAGATAAATCGGAGAATCTCGCGGTTATGAGATCAAAAGCCAGCTCACCTATGCCGAGAGATGAcaataatttagaattaaaCAGAAGCTGTGTGTCGTCTGAGAGCGGAAGGTTTACTGGTAGTTCAATAGACTTATCACCGATTTCTCATCAATTATCGGATAGGGTCCAGGATGACTCTTTAGTGCTACCGTCCGGTTTGTCAACTATCTGTGAAGCTGACAGAATAAATGATGAAACCGAGTACAAAACGCTGTTACCATATAGAAAATTATCCAATGCTGAAAAACAAATTACGGATCAAGTTAATCCGGAGTCGGATCCTACGGTAGATGTCACAGATGACATTAACAGTTGCCAAAATATTGTAGATAGTGTTAATCAATCCGAGTCACtgggaattaaaaataatactcgCAGGAAATTGGATTTTGTCCAAGATGATACTGGACTACATGAGAGTTTACAGGACACTAAAGATTTATCAATCATAAAGTCTGATGGGGGCGACTCCAAATCAATTTCACAAGAAATTAAAGACTTAAAAGTAGATGATAGTATTTCAAAACCACCACCTCCACCACCTTTACCTACACAAGAAATAACTGCTGATAATAATGAAGAGTCTGTATGCACGATTTCTAAGCCTCCACCACCTCCACCTTTACCGGATACTTCTATTCCTCCACCTCCACCACTACCTAGCTTTGAAACTCCTCATTTACCGGTTCCTATACCTAGTGAACCCTTGCCACTACCTATGCCAGGTTTGAGTGGCCCTCctccaccaccaccacctccAATGCCGGGACTGAGTGGACctccaccaccaccacctccAATGCCAGGATTTACTGGGCCACCTCCCCCTCCACCACCTCCAATGCCTGGATTAACTggaccaccaccaccaccaccaatGCCAGGATTAGGTGGACCCCCACCACCTCCAATGCCAGGATTAAGCGGCCCACCACCGCCTCCACCACCTCCAATGTTTGGAGCTGGTCCACCTCCTCCACCACCAATACCAGGAAGTGGTTCAACAGGGCCTCCACCACCTCCCCCGCCATTTTCAGGAAGTCCAGCAGCACTACCTACTCCACCTGTCGGAGGCTGGAATCCTCCCGCTCGAGCAA GTATGCGAAAAGAGCCTCTAGCGCCAGAAGTACCAATGAAACCTCTCTATTGGACAAGAATCATCATCCCAGCTGACCAACAACCTGTTATTCCCGCTACGTCTCCAGATGCGCCTCCAcaa GTCCCATTGTGGATAGAAATTGAAAAGcaagaagaaaatttaaatatgaaagaaTTCGTGGACCTCTTTTCGCGCCAAGTGATTGAACGTAAgccaacaataaaaaaagaagagtCCGACAAACCATCGAAAATTCAACCAGCAAAAATACTGGACTCTAAGCGTTCCAAGACTGTTGGAATCCTCGAAAAAAGTTTACGTGTTGATTTCAGCGAAGTTGAAAACGCCGTATACAATCTCGATACCAGTATCGTCAGTCTAGAAGCACTCAGACagatttatgaaataatgCCAACGGCCAAAGAAATGGAGGACATCACCGCCCACGAAAGAGAGCATCCAGAAATACCCCTGGATCGTCCGGAGAAGTTTATAAAACAGTTgtcaactattaaaaatttcaacgaACGTATAGCCTGCTTGATGTTTCAGTCCGAATTCCACGACGCTATTTCATCAGTGTCAACAAAATTAACAAACTTGCGTTCAACTTGTGACTATCTACGCAACTCACAGTCCCTAAAAAGAGTAATGGCACTAATTTTAACCCTGGGTAATTATATGAACGGTGGTAACCGCATGCGAGGGCAAGCCGATGGTTTCGGTCTTGAAATTCTCAGCAAACTGAAAGACGTCAAATCAAAAGTACCTGGGGTTACACTCCTACATTATCTTGTACGCGTCAGACTAGAACAAGAGGGCAACTATAATTTCGATGAAATGTTAGCGCTGCCAATACCCGAACCCGCAGACATTGAAGCCGCCTCGACAATTAATTTCGAGGACATAATCAAGGAATTGGATCGATTGGAAAAAGAATTACAGAGGTGcgaaaaaaattgcaaaattgTAACAAAATCGTCGCCTGAAAATTCAACGACTGCGTTCACTGAAAAAATGGATACATTTTTAACCCGAGCTAGGAATGAACTTAtcaatgaaaaagaaaatttacagGAAGCACGGGCTAGATTTAAAGCCGTTATGcttttttatcagtatatTCCTAAAGGCACTAGTGTAGACACTGCCGACCCAAAGGACTTTTTTGGGCTGTGGATCAGTTTCTGCAAGGATTTCAAAGACATCTGGAAGAAGGAGCAGCAGAGATTGAAGAAGGAACGTATGAAGacgataagaaaaaaattagaagacAAACGGAAAGTTGAAACGGATAAAGTCGTCCCAGGTGGCCTGAAAGACCGACTTCTGAAACTGATGGACAAAAATAAGCGGTAG
- the LOC103569749 gene encoding protein diaphanous homolog 1 isoform X2, whose protein sequence is MSVDENEGAVATASRPLRRSIGDIARIWIHSLRTRTNLSRDESADDCPADRSGRSLLSRIRGDIGHYVVEGLSKSNSKAIDASGESTADSSERSDITMGNHQSDGKKRQKKHNVGAETNVQVNFEKVHTPGKRPAPQPPKIRQAVPPVPTIQPDDIKVTVESPKRAEVPVEKLQEVEVKFEEEEVTTSCPLPPVDSQSFDEAPAPAVSSSSLSGSVDAPGAPAAAQIPSQLLTIDPQLLVTDSWRRANANVLKLSDIPTPPSQASSSDSIFTDPEENGMVADTSAPHQTINSLTTKKSRQHQLQNNNNSLSTYNRKKNFSATGHRKIEGNSNSNSPNNRLGQHLINLLTSEIPEHLRKQLSDGDLNKFTAALYSQLQAIGIIKPLGDKSINKTFSADQVYYWDSLIPAKLPTENRNNETKYSAEYVKGLENEITSLRTEVERLKILVEKLERQNRDKSENLAVMRSKASSPMPRDDNNLELNRSCVSSESGRFTGSSIDLSPISHQLSDRVQDDSLVLPSGLSTICEADRINDETEYKTLLPYRKLSNAEKQITDQVNPESDPTVDVTDDINSCQNIVDSVNQSESLGIKNNTRRKLDFVQDDTGLHESLQDTKDLSIIKSDGGDSKSISQEIKDLKVDDSISKPPPPPPLPTQEITADNNEESVCTISKPPPPPPLPDTSIPPPPPLPSFETPHLPVPIPSEPLPLPMPGLSGPPPPPPPPMPGLSGPPPPPPPMPGFTGPPPPPPPPMPGLTGPPPPPPMPGLGGPPPPPMPGLSGPPPPPPPPMFGAGPPPPPPIPGSGSTGPPPPPPPFSGSPAALPTPPVGGWNPPARASMRKEPLAPEVPMKPLYWTRIIIPADQQPVIPATSPDAPPQVPLWIEIEKQEENLNMKEFVDLFSRQVIERKPTIKKEESDKPSKIQPAKILDSKRSKTVGILEKSLRVDFSEVENAVYNLDTSIVSLEALRQIYEIMPTAKEMEDITAHEREHPEIPLDRPEKFIKQLSTIKNFNERIACLMFQSEFHDAISSVSTKLTNLRSTCDYLRNSQSLKRVMALILTLGNYMNGGNRMRGQADGFGLEILSKLKDVKSKVPGVTLLHYLVRVRLEQEGNYNFDEMLALPIPEPADIEAASTINFEDIIKELDRLEKELQRCEKNCKIVTKSSPENSTTAFTEKMDTFLTRARNELINEKENLQEARARFKAVMLFYQYIPKGTSVDTADPKDFFGLWISFCKDFKDIWKKEQQRLKKERMKTIRKKLEDKRKVETDKVVPGGLKDRLLKLMDKNKR, encoded by the exons ATGAGTGTGGATGAGAATGAGGGCGCAGTCGCGACGGCGTCGCGACCCTTACGGAGAAGTATCGGAGACATCGCCCGTATTTGGATCCACTCTTTGAGGACCAGAACTAATTTATCACGCGATGAGAGTGCTGATGATTGCCCTGCCGATCGGAGCGGTAGGTCCTTATTGTCGCGAATTCGCGGCGACATTGGGCATTACGTTGTCGAGGGCTTGAGTAAAAGTAATTCGAAAGCAATCGATGCTTCCGGGGAATCAACAGCTGATTCTAGTGAAAGATCAGATATCACAATGGGCAATCATCAAAGTGACGGTAAGAAACGTCAAAAAAAACACAATGTGGGAGCTGAAACAAATGTCCaagttaattttgaaaaagttcacACCCCAGGAAAAAGGCCGGCACCACAACCGCCTAAAATTCGACAG GCGGTTCCGCCAGTCCCAACGATACAGCCGGATGACATCAAAGTTACAGTGGAATCTCCAAAACGAGCGGAAGTACCGGTTGAAAAACTTCAAGAGGTAGAGGTAAAATTTGAAGAGGAGGAGGTTACTACGTCCTGTCCGCTCCCACCTGTAGACTCGCAGAGCTTCGATGAGGCTCCCGCACCCGCAGTATCCTCGAGTTCTCTCTCTGGTTCCGTGGACGCACCAGGTGCTCCCGCGGCAGCACAAATACCCTCGCAACTATTAACGATCGATCCTCAGCTTCTCGTAACCGATTCCTGGCGACGTGCAAACGCAAATGTGCTGAAGTTATCTGACATTCCAACACCACCGAGTCAAGCATCCTCCAGTGACAGTATTTTTACTGATCCCGAGGAGAACGGTATGGTGGCTGATACTAGTGCGCCTCATCAGACAATTAACTCTCTGACGACAAAAAAATCACGGCAGCATCAACTtcaaaacaacaacaatagtTTATCGACTTACAAccgaaagaaaaatttttccgcaaCAGGACACCGGAAAATCGAAGGCAACTCAAATTCTAATTCACCGAATAATCGACTTG GTCAACATCTAATAAACTTGCTTACGTCTGAAATTCCTGAACATTTACGGAAACAACTTTCAGATGGGGATCTTAATAAATTCACTGCTGCGCTTTATTCTCAGCTACAAGCGATAGGAATAATCAAACCACTTGGAGATAAGtcgataaataaaactttttcg gcgGATCAAGTTTACTATTGGGATTCGCTGATACCAGCGAAATTACCAACTGAGAACCGTAACaatgaaacaaaatattcGGCAGAGTATGTTAAAGGCCTCGAAAATGAGATTACGAGCTTACGCACGGAGGTCGAGAGACTTAAAATACTGGTTGAAAAATTGGAAAGACAGAATAGAGATAAATCGGAGAATCTCGCGGTTATGAGATCAAAAGCCAGCTCACCTATGCCGAGAGATGAcaataatttagaattaaaCAGAAGCTGTGTGTCGTCTGAGAGCGGAAGGTTTACTGGTAGTTCAATAGACTTATCACCGATTTCTCATCAATTATCGGATAGGGTCCAGGATGACTCTTTAGTGCTACCGTCCGGTTTGTCAACTATCTGTGAAGCTGACAGAATAAATGATGAAACCGAGTACAAAACGCTGTTACCATATAGAAAATTATCCAATGCTGAAAAACAAATTACGGATCAAGTTAATCCGGAGTCGGATCCTACGGTAGATGTCACAGATGACATTAACAGTTGCCAAAATATTGTAGATAGTGTTAATCAATCCGAGTCACtgggaattaaaaataatactcgCAGGAAATTGGATTTTGTCCAAGATGATACTGGACTACATGAGAGTTTACAGGACACTAAAGATTTATCAATCATAAAGTCTGATGGGGGCGACTCCAAATCAATTTCACAAGAAATTAAAGACTTAAAAGTAGATGATAGTATTTCAAAACCACCACCTCCACCACCTTTACCTACACAAGAAATAACTGCTGATAATAATGAAGAGTCTGTATGCACGATTTCTAAGCCTCCACCACCTCCACCTTTACCGGATACTTCTATTCCTCCACCTCCACCACTACCTAGCTTTGAAACTCCTCATTTACCGGTTCCTATACCTAGTGAACCCTTGCCACTACCTATGCCAGGTTTGAGTGGCCCTCctccaccaccaccacctccAATGCCGGGACTGAGTGGACctccaccaccaccacctccAATGCCAGGATTTACTGGGCCACCTCCCCCTCCACCACCTCCAATGCCTGGATTAACTggaccaccaccaccaccaccaatGCCAGGATTAGGTGGACCCCCACCACCTCCAATGCCAGGATTAAGCGGCCCACCACCGCCTCCACCACCTCCAATGTTTGGAGCTGGTCCACCTCCTCCACCACCAATACCAGGAAGTGGTTCAACAGGGCCTCCACCACCTCCCCCGCCATTTTCAGGAAGTCCAGCAGCACTACCTACTCCACCTGTCGGAGGCTGGAATCCTCCCGCTCGAGCAA GTATGCGAAAAGAGCCTCTAGCGCCAGAAGTACCAATGAAACCTCTCTATTGGACAAGAATCATCATCCCAGCTGACCAACAACCTGTTATTCCCGCTACGTCTCCAGATGCGCCTCCAcaa GTCCCATTGTGGATAGAAATTGAAAAGcaagaagaaaatttaaatatgaaagaaTTCGTGGACCTCTTTTCGCGCCAAGTGATTGAACGTAAgccaacaataaaaaaagaagagtCCGACAAACCATCGAAAATTCAACCAGCAAAAATACTGGACTCTAAGCGTTCCAAGACTGTTGGAATCCTCGAAAAAAGTTTACGTGTTGATTTCAGCGAAGTTGAAAACGCCGTATACAATCTCGATACCAGTATCGTCAGTCTAGAAGCACTCAGACagatttatgaaataatgCCAACGGCCAAAGAAATGGAGGACATCACCGCCCACGAAAGAGAGCATCCAGAAATACCCCTGGATCGTCCGGAGAAGTTTATAAAACAGTTgtcaactattaaaaatttcaacgaACGTATAGCCTGCTTGATGTTTCAGTCCGAATTCCACGACGCTATTTCATCAGTGTCAACAAAATTAACAAACTTGCGTTCAACTTGTGACTATCTACGCAACTCACAGTCCCTAAAAAGAGTAATGGCACTAATTTTAACCCTGGGTAATTATATGAACGGTGGTAACCGCATGCGAGGGCAAGCCGATGGTTTCGGTCTTGAAATTCTCAGCAAACTGAAAGACGTCAAATCAAAAGTACCTGGGGTTACACTCCTACATTATCTTGTACGCGTCAGACTAGAACAAGAGGGCAACTATAATTTCGATGAAATGTTAGCGCTGCCAATACCCGAACCCGCAGACATTGAAGCCGCCTCGACAATTAATTTCGAGGACATAATCAAGGAATTGGATCGATTGGAAAAAGAATTACAGAGGTGcgaaaaaaattgcaaaattgTAACAAAATCGTCGCCTGAAAATTCAACGACTGCGTTCACTGAAAAAATGGATACATTTTTAACCCGAGCTAGGAATGAACTTAtcaatgaaaaagaaaatttacagGAAGCACGGGCTAGATTTAAAGCCGTTATGcttttttatcagtatatTCCTAAAGGCACTAGTGTAGACACTGCCGACCCAAAGGACTTTTTTGGGCTGTGGATCAGTTTCTGCAAGGATTTCAAAGACATCTGGAAGAAGGAGCAGCAGAGATTGAAGAAGGAACGTATGAAGacgataagaaaaaaattagaagacAAACGGAAAGTTGAAACGGATAAAGTCGTCCCAGGTGGCCTGAAAGACCGACTTCTGAAACTGATGGACAAAAATAAGCGGTAG